In Pseudomonas sp. MTM4, one genomic interval encodes:
- the pilP gene encoding type 4a pilus biogenesis lipoprotein PilP codes for MNGARNIALGMALVLLTGCGVSSDFEDLRAYMDDVRAEPKGTIEPLPAFLPYEAFTYSAASLRHPFQPPMKIDLTQRQKGSKDIRPDETRIKQFLEEFNIENFVMVGTLTNDAGRYALIKGGDGVHRVKVGDYLGRNHGRIVDISEAEVDVLEIVPDGEGGWLERPRSLTLKERS; via the coding sequence ATGAATGGAGCCCGAAATATTGCACTGGGCATGGCTCTAGTTTTGCTGACTGGCTGTGGCGTCAGCAGTGACTTCGAGGATCTGCGCGCTTACATGGACGACGTGCGGGCCGAGCCGAAAGGAACGATCGAGCCATTGCCAGCGTTCTTGCCATACGAGGCCTTCACCTATAGCGCGGCCTCGCTGCGGCATCCATTTCAGCCGCCAATGAAGATCGACCTGACCCAGCGGCAAAAAGGATCGAAAGACATTCGGCCTGACGAGACTCGCATCAAGCAGTTCCTCGAAGAGTTCAATATCGAAAACTTCGTCATGGTCGGAACATTGACCAATGATGCTGGGAGATACGCCTTGATCAAAGGTGGTGACGGGGTTCACCGAGTCAAGGTCGGTGACTATCTGGGGCGCAACCATGGTCGTATCGTTGATATCAGCGAAGCCGAGGTGGATGTGCTCGAAATCGTTCCTGACGGAGAGGGTGGTTGGCTTGAGCGCCCGCGCAGCCTGACTTTGAAAGAGCGTTCTTGA
- the pilO gene encoding type 4a pilus biogenesis protein PilO, whose translation MSLASSLESLRSVDLADLDMNNLGSWPAAVKVIAAILLMVLLLGGGYYFHLSDLQAGLDQQKAQEETLKQQFSSKAFQAANLEAYKAQMVEMEASFGALLRQLPSDTEVPGLLEDITHTGLGSGLEFEEIKLQPEVTQQFYIELPIQIKVVGGYHDLATFVSGVASLPRIVTLHDFEIKPLSKDSSSKLHMSVLAKTYRYNDKGLQK comes from the coding sequence ATGAGTCTGGCTAGTTCTCTGGAAAGCCTGCGCAGCGTCGATCTCGCCGACCTGGATATGAATAATTTGGGCTCATGGCCCGCCGCGGTGAAGGTTATCGCCGCGATACTGCTGATGGTTCTGTTGCTCGGAGGAGGCTATTACTTCCATCTCAGCGATCTGCAGGCCGGACTTGATCAGCAGAAGGCTCAAGAGGAGACCTTGAAGCAGCAGTTCTCTTCGAAAGCGTTCCAGGCTGCGAACCTTGAGGCTTACAAGGCGCAGATGGTGGAAATGGAGGCGTCGTTTGGCGCGTTGCTACGCCAGCTGCCCAGCGACACTGAAGTTCCAGGCTTGCTTGAAGACATCACTCATACCGGTTTGGGTAGCGGGCTCGAGTTCGAAGAAATCAAGCTGCAGCCAGAAGTTACCCAGCAGTTCTACATCGAACTGCCGATACAGATCAAAGTGGTTGGCGGTTATCACGATCTTGCGACTTTTGTCAGTGGAGTGGCGAGCCTGCCGCGGATCGTCACCCTGCATGACTTCGAGATCAAGCCTCTCAGCAAGGATTCTTCTTCCAAGCTGCACATGAGCGTTCTGGCCAAGACCTACCGCTACAACGACAAGGGGCTGCAGAAATGA
- the pilN gene encoding type 4a pilus biogenesis protein PilN, producing MARINLLPWREQLREERKQRFLVSLAGVAILAAGLLFLADQYLNHAIERQNARNDFVRKEIAVLDARIAEIKELRERRQQLLERMKIIQDLQGNRPIIGRVFDQLVRTLPDGVYFTELKMTGKNIAIVGGAESNNRVSNLMRNLDGSEWLEAPNLNEVKAVTAGAVDQENMFQLTVQQTQPAAVAEGDKP from the coding sequence ATGGCCCGGATCAACCTTTTACCTTGGCGAGAGCAGCTTCGCGAAGAGCGTAAGCAGCGCTTTCTGGTTTCCCTCGCCGGCGTTGCAATCCTGGCGGCGGGCCTGTTGTTTCTCGCAGATCAGTACCTCAATCACGCCATCGAGCGGCAGAACGCGCGGAACGACTTCGTCCGCAAGGAGATTGCCGTTCTGGATGCGCGAATCGCCGAGATCAAAGAGTTGCGTGAGCGTCGGCAGCAATTGCTCGAACGTATGAAGATCATTCAGGACCTGCAGGGCAATCGCCCCATCATTGGCAGGGTGTTCGATCAACTGGTACGTACGCTTCCCGATGGCGTGTATTTCACCGAGCTGAAAATGACCGGCAAGAACATCGCCATCGTTGGCGGCGCGGAATCCAATAACCGGGTCTCAAACCTGATGCGCAATTTGGATGGATCTGAATGGCTGGAAGCGCCAAACCTCAACGAAGTGAAGGCTGTTACTGCTGGTGCAGTGGATCAGGAGAACATGTTCCAGCTAACGGTGCAGCAGACGCAGCCGGCCGCAGTTGCTGAAGGAGATAAGCCATGA
- a CDS encoding pilus assembly protein PilM → MLGLFTKKANTLLGIDISSTSVKLLELSRSGSRYRVESYAVEPLPPNAVVEKNIAELEGVGQALTRLLAKAKTGVKSTAVAVSGSAVITKSIEMEAGLSDDDLENQLKIEADQYIPYPLEEVAIDFEVQGAAPRSPGRVEVLLAACRKENVEIREAALALAGLTAKVVDVEAYALERSYNLLAPQLGAGHDELTVALVDIGATMTTLSVLHNGRTIYTREQLFGGRQLTEEIQRRYGLSMEEAGLAKKQGGLPDDYDSEVLQPFKEAVVQQVSRSLQFFFAAGQFHDVDYILLAGGTASIPGLDRLIQQKIGTQTLVANPFADMALSGKVNAGALASDAPSLMIACGLALRSFD, encoded by the coding sequence GTGCTAGGGCTCTTCACTAAGAAAGCGAACACGCTGCTTGGGATCGACATCAGTTCGACGTCCGTCAAGCTACTCGAATTAAGCCGCTCAGGCTCCCGATATAGGGTTGAGTCCTATGCGGTCGAACCGCTTCCGCCAAATGCCGTGGTGGAAAAGAACATTGCTGAACTCGAAGGTGTAGGTCAGGCGCTGACTCGGTTGTTGGCCAAGGCCAAAACCGGAGTCAAGTCGACCGCCGTAGCCGTTTCCGGCTCGGCAGTCATCACCAAGAGCATCGAGATGGAAGCCGGATTGTCTGATGACGATCTGGAAAACCAGTTGAAGATCGAGGCGGACCAGTACATTCCTTATCCGCTGGAAGAGGTCGCGATCGATTTCGAAGTGCAGGGTGCTGCGCCTCGTTCTCCCGGACGCGTCGAAGTGCTTCTGGCCGCGTGCCGCAAGGAGAACGTGGAGATTCGCGAGGCGGCGCTCGCCCTAGCGGGGTTGACGGCCAAGGTCGTTGATGTCGAAGCCTATGCGCTGGAGCGTTCTTACAATCTATTGGCGCCGCAATTGGGCGCTGGTCATGATGAGCTGACGGTGGCGCTCGTGGATATCGGCGCGACCATGACCACGCTGAGCGTGCTGCATAACGGTCGCACCATCTATACGCGCGAACAGTTGTTCGGTGGCCGCCAGCTCACCGAGGAAATCCAGCGTCGCTACGGCCTTTCGATGGAAGAGGCCGGTCTGGCCAAAAAGCAGGGAGGCCTTCCAGACGACTATGACAGCGAAGTGTTGCAGCCGTTCAAAGAGGCGGTTGTTCAGCAGGTTTCACGCTCGCTGCAGTTCTTCTTCGCTGCGGGGCAGTTCCATGATGTGGACTACATCCTTTTGGCGGGCGGTACGGCTTCAATCCCCGGGCTGGATCGGTTGATTCAGCAGAAAATCGGAACCCAGACTTTAGTCGCCAACCCTTTTGCCGATATGGCTTTGAGCGGCAAGGTTAACGCGGGTGCACTGGCTAGTGATGCGCCATCGCTAATGATTGCCTGTGGGTTGGCCTTGAGGAGTTTCGACTGA